From Solanum lycopersicum chromosome 8, SLM_r2.1, the proteins below share one genomic window:
- the LOC101261945 gene encoding two-component response regulator-like APRR2-like — MICIENELLGWKDFPKGLKVLLLDEDSNSAAEMKSRLEKMDYIVYSFCNESEALTAISSKSEGFHVAIVEVSAGNSDGVLRFLESAKDLPTIMTSNIHSLSTMMKCIALGAVEFLQKPLSDDKLKNIWQHVVHKAFNTRKDVSKSLEPVKDSVLSMLQLQLEMGEADDKSSNGTEPPTAVAESNTEQSSGCDKYPAPSTPQLKQGVRSVDDGDCHDHTIFSTDQDSGEHDADTKSVETTYNNSLAENNVQTSPTVQQGDIILKEDNVSSPDLKTETDIATTSRSNDCPDNSIMHSAEPSKASGPHSSNGTKSNRKKIKVDWTPELHKKFVQAVEQLGIDQAIPSRILDLMKVEGLTRHNVASHLQKYRMHRKQILPKEVERRWPNPQPIDSVQRSYYPHKPIMTFPQYHSNHVAPGGQFYPAWVTPASYPNGLQVWGSPYYPGWKPAETWHWTPRPELHADTWGSPIMSPSLGSYPPYPQNAGVYRPHGTHNRYSMLEKSFDLHPADEVIDKVVKEAITKPWLPLPLGLKAPSTESVLDELSRQGISTIPSQINDSRCRR; from the exons ATGATTTGCATTGAGAATGAATTATTGGGTTGGAAAGATTTCCCAAAGGGGCTTAAAGTCCTACTTCTTGATGAAGATAGCAACTCTGCTGCTGAGATGAAATCAAGGCTTGAGAAAATGGACTACATAG TCTACTCGTTCTGCAACGAGAGCGAAGCTTTGACTGCAATCTCAAGCAAATCCGAGGGCTTTCATGTTGCCATTGTGGAG GTAAGTGCAGGCAACAGTGATGGGGTTCTACGGTTTCTTGAAAGTGCCAAAGATCTACCAACTATAA TGACATCAAATATACATTCTCTTAGTACCATGATGAAATGTATTGCG CTAGGCGCAGTTGAGTTCCTTCAGAAACCATTGTCAGAtgataaactcaaaaatatatGGCAGCATGTAGTTCACAAG GCATTCAATACTAGAAAGGATGTGTCCAAATCACTTGAGCCGGTAAAAGATTCTGTCCTCTCGATGCTGCAGTTACAACTAGAAATGGGTGAAGCAGATGACAAAAGTTCAAATGGAACAGAACCTCCCACTGCAGTAGCGGAAAGCAATACTGAACAGTCATCGGGCTGTGATAAATACCCTGCTCCCTCAACCCCACAATTGAAACAAGGAGTGCGATCCGTCGATGATGGTGACTGCCATGATCATACTATCTTCTCAACTGACCAAGACAGTGGGGAACATGATGCTGACACTAAATCCGTCGAAACTACTTATAACAATTCACTTGCTGAGAATAATGTCCAAACAAGTCCTACTGTACAGCAAGGAGATATTATTTTGAAAGAGGATAATGTTTCATCTCCTGATCTAAAGACGGAGACTGATATCGCTACCACTTCACGAAGTAACGACTGCCCTGACAATAGCATTATGCATTCTGCTGAACCTAGTAAAGCATCTGGTCCTCATAGTTCAAATGGGACTAAATCCAATAGGAAGAAGATAAAG GTAGATTGGACACCTGAACTACACAAGAAGTTTGTTCAAGCAGTAGAGCAACTCGGTATAGATCAAGCCATTCCTTCTCGAATACTGGACCTGATGAAAGTAGAGGGCTTAACGAGACATAACGTAGCTAGCCATCTCCAG AAATACAGAATGCATCGAAAGCAAATTTTGCCAAAGGAAGTAGAAAGAAGATGGCCTAATCCGCAACCAATAGATTCAGTCCAAAGAAGTTACTATCCTCATAAACCTATCATGACATTCCCACAATATCATTCTAATCATGTTGCCCCAGGTGGTCAGTTCTATCCTGCTTGGGTAACACCAGCAAGTTATCCGAACGGTTTACAAGTGTGGGGTTCACCTTACTATCCGGGATGGAAACCTGCAGAGACTTGGCACTGGACGCCTCGTCCAGAG CTGCATGCTGATACATGGGGCTCCCCTATCATGTCACCGTCGCTTGGATCATATCCACCATATCCTCAG AATGCTGGAGTGTACCGGCCACATGGAACACATAACAGATATAGCATGCTAGAGAAGTCGTTTGATCTTCACCCG GCGGATGAGGTGATTGATAAAGTAGTAAAAGAGGCAATAACCAAACCATGGTTACCACTTCCTTTGGGCCTAAAAGCTCCTTCAACGGAGAGCGTTCTTGACGAACTTTCTAGACAAGGGATCTCAACCATTCCTTCACAAATCAACGACTCCCGTTGTCGGAGATGA